From the genome of Diorhabda sublineata isolate icDioSubl1.1 chromosome Y, icDioSubl1.1, whole genome shotgun sequence, one region includes:
- the LOC130451914 gene encoding proteasome subunit beta type-5-like: MSLTEICGLSDNITFENSLYKNDLHQFFTNFNCNMSLQVPPLSDPANSFTILTKDETRRELKMNFDHGTTTLGFKYEGRVVLAVDSRATGGQFIGSQTMKKIVQINDFLLGTLAGGAADCVYWDRDLAKQCRIYDLRNRERISVAAASKLLANMVYNYKGMGLSMGMMLAGWDTKGPQLYYVDSEGLRTAGEVFSIGSGSIYAFGVLDSGYKWDINFISA; this comes from the exons atgagtcTAACCGAAATTTGTGGTTTATCGGATAACATTACCTTTGAAAATTCCttgtataaaaatgatttgcaccaattttttaccaatttcaaCTGTAACATGAGTTTGCAAGTACCACCGTTAAGTGAT ccTGCAAATAGTTTTACGATACTCACGAAAGATGAAACGAGACgtgaattgaaaatgaattttgatcatGGTACAACTACCTTGGGATTCAAGTATGAAGGAAGAGTAGTTCTTGCAGTAGACTCCAGAGCTACAGGAGGACAATTTATTGGCTCCCAAACTATGAAGAAGATTGTTCagataaatgattttttattag gaaCATTAGCTGGGGGTGCAGCAGACTGTGTATATTGGGATAGGGATCTTGCAAAACAATGCAGAATATATGATCTTAGGAATAGAGAACGTATATCTGTAGCTGCTGCTTCCAAATTATTGGCAAATATGGTCTACAATTATAAGGGAATGGGATTGTCTATGGGAATGATGTTAGCTGGTTGGGATACAAAG GGCCCTCAACTCTATTATGTAGATTCAGAAGGCCTTCGAACAGCAGGAGAAGTATTTAGCATTGGCTCTGGTTCAATTTATGCTTTCGGTGTATTGGATTCAGGTTATAAGTGggatataaattttataagtgcttga
- the LOC130451916 gene encoding uncharacterized protein LOC130451916 produces the protein MAQENPSTPATSSAIGKLTEFSAKDSDWSIFSARLEQYFIANGITDSEVQRALLLNACDEDAYRLIYSLCVPNKPETKTHKDLIKLFDKHFKTTTSAFAARQKFYEATKSRVETAAEWAARLRKLALKCDFGTELEALLRDKFIMGMDNTKVLERLFEEKVTISLDRAMEIASIVRNQHDVTVKEEIFYQDHVHQRGGRVFGNRGSAPPQRRPRQFPVPQNGNYRQQPKFERNSQDRAGTSRRQSVNASNVNQVSCEVCGKTGHNKDKCVFKNYFCNFCNEKGHLANICQKKLKRGNYFLDNNNSDLSSDDENKTIRLYIISNGGPPLLGTDFFNLFKLSVNSINLIDKNENLLQIEDLNNIIKIKKMLSKKYSKVFSPSLGKFNGGALRLDMQEGAKPKFCKARSIPFALCRGVEAELDRLVTENILSPVSYSSWATPIVPVAKKNGTIRICGDYKITLNPVLLIDKYPLPRIEELSSNLQGGVEFSKIDLSQAYQQIELDNESKKLTTINTPKGLFSYNRLPFGIASAPAMFQRIMEQILAGLDGVVCFLDDILITGKSFG, from the exons ATGGCACAAGAAAATCCTTCTACTCCTGCTACATCTTCAGCTATTGGTAAGCTAACAGAGTTTTCGGCCAAAGATTCCGATTGGTCGATTTTTAGCGCCAGGCTAGAGcaatattttattgcaaacGGCATTACGGATTCAGAAGTACAACGTGCTCTTTTGCTGAATGCATGCGACGAAGATGCCTACAGATTGATTTATAGCCTGTGTGTTCCAAATAAGCCCGAAACGAAGACCCACAAGGACTTAATTAAGCTTTTcgacaaacattttaaaacaacaaCCAGTGCCTTTGCAGCACGCCAGAAGTTTTATGAAGCCACGAAGAGTCGTGTTGAAACGGCCGCTGAATGGGCCGCAAGATTACGTAAACTGGCTTTAAAATGTGATTTCGGAACTGAATTAGAAGCGTTGCTCAGAGACAAGTTCATCATGGGGATGGATAATACCAAGGTCCTGGAGAGACTATTTGAAGAAAAGGTGACAATTTCCCTCGACAGAGCAATGGAGATAGCCAGTATTGTAAGAAATCAACATGACGTAACCgtgaaagaagaaattttctatcaaGACCATGTGCATCAACGAGGAGGAAGAGTATTTGGCAACAGGGGGTCGGCACCGCCGCAGCGAAGACCACGTCAGTTTCCTGTACCACAAAATGGAAACTACCGACAGCAACCCAAGTTTGAGCGGAACTCGCAAGATAGAGCCGGCACAAGTCGACGCCAATCTGTCAACGCGTCAAATGTCAATCAGGTCAGCTGCGAGGTCTGCGGAAAAACAGGACATAACAAAGATAagtgtgtttttaaaaattatttttgtaatttttgtaatgaaaaaggCCACTTAGCCAATATTTGCCAGAAAAAACTTAAGAggggtaattattttttagataataataattctgaTTTATCATCTGATGATGAAAACA aaacaatACGGTTGTATATTATTTCTAATGGGGGCCCTCCGTTATTGGGtacagattttttcaatttatttaaactaagtGTAAATAgcattaatttaattgataaaaatgaaaacttactACAAATTGAggatttaaataatataattaagataaagaaaatgttatcaaagaagtATTCTAAAGTATTTTCTCCTTCCTTGGGTAAATTTAATGGAGGTGCTCTGCGACTGGATATGCAAGAGGGAGCCAAGCCCAAGTTTTGCAAAGCCCGTTCCATTCCTTTTGCCTTATGCCGAGGAGTTGAGGCGGAACTAGACCGACTTGTCACTGAAAACATCTTGAGCCCAGTATCATACAGCAGTTGGGCAACACCCATTGTACCAGTAGCTAAGAAAAATGGAACCATCAGAATTTGTGGTGACTATAAAATTACTCTTAATCCTGTATTGTTAATTGATAAATACCCATTGCCCCGTATTGAGGAATTATCTTCTAATCTACAAGGCGGAGttgagttttcaaaaattgatcttTCTCAAGCATATCAGCAGATTGAGTTAGACAATGAGTCAAAGAAATTAACAACCATTAATACTCCAAAGGGGTTATTTAGTTATAATCGTTTACCTTTTGGTATTGCTAGTGCTCCAGCAATGTTTCAAAGAATAATGGAACAAATCTTAGCAGGTTTAGATGgggttgtttgttttttagatgACATTTTAATCACTGGAAAAAGTTTTGGATAG
- the LOC130451915 gene encoding uncharacterized protein K02A2.6-like codes for MISHVINNVEKPISFASLTHSSSQQKYSQVEKALAIVFGVKKFYQYLYGRRFTIKTDAKCLVTLFGNKKGIPPLATNRLQRWALILSNFVFDVEYVQSKDNTADHFSCLPLGEELKEFDIESSYLNFIASNTDLPIVWEQIKTETQHDKILSQICKYVNMGWPKKIPRLCKPYLNYKNNFSVVDGCLMLGHKVVIPCNLKGNILKQLHSPHFGMVKTKSLAHSYVWWPQISYDNENVIKSCEYCLKTKSDPPKTPLKNWDFPDRPWERIHIDFLGPILDKYI; via the coding sequence ATGATTTCACATGTCATTAATAATGTAGAAAAACCCATTAGTTTTGCATCTTTAACACATTCTAGCagtcaacaaaaatattctcaagTAGAAAAAGCTTTAGCCATTGTTTTTGGTGTGAAGAAGTTTTATCAGTATCTGTATGGTAGGAGATTCACGATAAAAACGGATGCCAAATGTTTAGTaactttatttggaaataagaaAGGCATTCCACCACTTGCCACTAACAGATTGCAACGTTGGGCTCTAAtactttctaattttgtttttgatgtggAGTATGTGCAATCAAAAGATAATACGGCTGaccatttttcttgtttaccaTTAGGGGAAGAATTAAAAGAGTTTGACATTGAGAGTTCTTACTTAAACTTTATTGCCTCAAATACTGATTTGCCGATTGTTTGGGAACAGATCAAAACGGAAACTCaacatgataaaattttatcacaaatttgtaaatatgttaaTATGGGGTGGCCTAAAAAGATACCACGGTTATGTAAACCTTatcttaattataaaaacaattttagtgtGGTCGATGGTTGTTTGATGCTGGGCCACAAAGTCGTAATTCCTTGTAATTTAaaaggaaatatattaaaacaactACATTCTCCTCATTTTGGAATGGTCAAAACTAAAAGCTTGGCTCATTCTTATGTATGGTGGCCGCAAATTAGTTATGATaatgaaaatgtaattaaatcttgcgaatattgtttaaaaactaAAAGTGATCCTCCCAAAACACCATTAAAAAATTGGGATTTTCCTGATAGACCATGGGAAAGAATTCATATTGATTTTTTAGGTCCAattcttgataaatatatttag